A window from Natronorubrum aibiense encodes these proteins:
- a CDS encoding HalOD1 output domain-containing protein encodes MQTIQSLSLKIVEKIAKREGVQPVELKPPIHYAIDTDALDSLYQSSDSEKGPSKVEFRYKGYTVTVDRVGDVDVEKHAAALEPNKTVA; translated from the coding sequence GTGCAGACTATTCAATCACTTAGTCTGAAGATTGTAGAGAAAATCGCCAAACGTGAAGGAGTTCAACCGGTAGAACTCAAACCACCAATTCACTACGCGATTGACACGGACGCACTTGACTCGCTCTATCAATCGAGTGACTCTGAGAAGGGTCCGTCCAAAGTTGAATTCCGATACAAAGGCTATACAGTAACAGTCGATAGGGTAGGTGATGTGGATGTCGAGAAACACGCAGCGGCCTTGGAACCTAATAAAACAGTAGCGTGA
- a CDS encoding S1 family peptidase: MRLDFEKPPISIEYLTTTPIRYIDANGGGSGFFFNQNGHTYLVTNKHVLCPELENKPTEIGIRLRDRSNFRNSNSHTISLYENGERKWFQFDTGPNGEEIDIAVLPIHPKLSTIDDLEDKSHQSGSIAFTPECIVHKNYLISNDVHIVGYPGDLVDKSTWYPIRRNAVIASAYGTLFNGSPYFLTDARMHPGTSGSPIVMSGLDPVTGGDGVPANRQKSVLLLGIHSATFYGSGLDEFQSKGDSSDCEESNPPTKYELNIGWYPELICRLIN, translated from the coding sequence ATGAGACTTGATTTTGAAAAGCCGCCGATAAGCATAGAGTACCTTACCACAACGCCAATTCGTTATATCGATGCCAATGGCGGAGGCAGTGGTTTTTTCTTCAATCAAAATGGCCATACCTATTTAGTAACTAATAAGCATGTATTATGTCCTGAATTAGAAAATAAACCTACGGAAATTGGAATACGATTACGGGATAGATCCAATTTCAGAAATAGCAACTCACATACAATATCACTATACGAGAATGGTGAACGGAAATGGTTTCAGTTTGATACCGGTCCCAATGGCGAAGAAATAGATATCGCAGTCCTTCCGATCCACCCCAAATTAAGCACGATAGATGATTTAGAAGATAAATCTCATCAATCGGGGAGTATTGCGTTCACTCCAGAGTGTATTGTCCATAAGAACTATTTGATAAGTAATGATGTTCATATTGTCGGCTACCCTGGCGATCTTGTCGATAAATCAACTTGGTATCCAATTCGACGAAATGCCGTCATTGCAAGCGCATATGGTACTCTATTTAATGGAAGTCCCTATTTTCTAACAGATGCACGAATGCATCCAGGTACAAGTGGAAGTCCAATTGTAATGTCAGGTCTTGATCCTGTAACAGGCGGTGATGGAGTCCCTGCAAATCGCCAAAAGTCGGTACTATTACTGGGTATACATTCGGCTACGTTCTATGGAAGCGGATTAGACGAATTTCAGTCAAAAGGGGATTCATCTGACTGTGAGGAGTCTAATCCACCGACAAAATATGAGTTGAATATTGGTTGGTACCCGGAACTAATATGCCGTCTTATCAACTAA